From Granulicella sp. WH15, the proteins below share one genomic window:
- a CDS encoding DUF6088 family protein, with translation MERLTESILERVTTLPEGAPVSARMLLHLGTRPAIDQSLSRLARRGQLLRAGRGIYVSPVVTRFGSSAPLPEKVIEELSSQRGETIVPSAAASANALGLTTQVPVRTVYLTSGKTRKLTLGKQIIELQHAASWQLALAKEPAGEIVRALAWAGPERVHEVLKEIESKVPRSDLRKVNEHISLFPGWLATALSRSATYA, from the coding sequence ATGGAAAGATTGACAGAGTCCATTTTGGAGCGAGTCACAACCCTCCCCGAGGGTGCGCCGGTGAGCGCCAGGATGCTGCTGCATCTTGGAACGCGGCCAGCCATTGACCAGTCGCTTTCCCGGCTCGCCCGCCGAGGCCAGCTACTGCGAGCTGGTCGGGGAATCTATGTCTCGCCCGTTGTCACTCGTTTCGGGAGTAGCGCCCCTTTACCAGAGAAGGTGATCGAAGAACTATCCTCCCAGCGTGGGGAGACTATTGTTCCCTCCGCCGCAGCATCAGCGAACGCACTTGGTTTGACGACACAGGTTCCCGTCCGCACGGTTTATCTGACCTCTGGTAAAACCCGAAAGCTCACGCTCGGAAAACAGATCATTGAGCTACAGCACGCCGCCTCCTGGCAACTTGCCCTCGCCAAGGAACCTGCCGGAGAAATCGTCCGCGCCCTTGCATGGGCTGGCCCAGAGCGAGTGCATGAAGTGCTGAAAGAGATCGAGAGCAAGGTTCCACGATCCGACCTCCGAAAGGTCAACGAACATATCTCGTTGTTCCCCGGATGGCTGGCAACCGCATTGAGTCGAAGTGCCACGTATGCCTGA
- a CDS encoding nucleotidyl transferase AbiEii/AbiGii toxin family protein codes for MPESFLQLSAKDKADALRVAASASGRPGSLLEKDVWVVWALSTLFESPLGSHLVFKGGTALSKTYKATP; via the coding sequence ATGCCTGAGAGTTTTCTCCAACTGAGTGCGAAGGACAAGGCGGATGCCCTTCGTGTAGCGGCCTCTGCCTCGGGGCGCCCAGGCTCTCTCTTGGAGAAGGATGTCTGGGTTGTTTGGGCTCTTTCGACTCTGTTTGAGTCTCCGCTCGGGAGCCATCTGGTATTCAAAGGCGGGACGGCCCTCTCAAAAACGTACAAGGCTACCCCTTAA